One window of the Rhizobium sp. ARZ01 genome contains the following:
- a CDS encoding LysR substrate-binding domain-containing protein: protein MSNRLPPLNPLRAFEAAARRGSVSAAARELNVTHGAISHQIRALEESLNTVLFERGGKRLKLTSQGALLLPAVTEAFGGIAAATALMKRPATTGALTITCVPALLSFWIIPRLNRFTDQYPGIKLSLVASNDPAQVFSRDVDVSILYGDGNLPDCWTRLWRHLRLFPIASPTLLNNRPLRSIRDLTEHTLLHGDQDGREWNTWFAAADAVHLPRGPQHFMSDARLSTEAALHGQGIALGDTITAASLIARGELVVPFDLSVPANDAFYVACRQDVRAAPIVKVFIDWLFASLEEDSLPEPQISARMLLRGRGARTTENIQPASARAGRRKTAIE from the coding sequence ATGTCGAACCGCTTGCCGCCCCTCAACCCGCTGCGTGCCTTCGAAGCGGCGGCACGTCGAGGCTCGGTTTCGGCGGCGGCGCGTGAACTCAATGTCACCCATGGTGCCATCAGCCACCAGATTCGGGCGCTGGAAGAGTCGCTGAACACGGTCCTGTTCGAACGCGGCGGCAAGCGCCTGAAGCTAACCTCGCAGGGCGCATTGCTGTTGCCGGCTGTCACCGAAGCTTTCGGCGGGATCGCGGCGGCGACTGCGTTGATGAAGCGCCCTGCGACCACCGGTGCGCTGACGATTACCTGCGTGCCGGCCCTGCTGTCGTTCTGGATCATCCCGCGGTTGAACCGCTTCACCGATCAGTATCCCGGCATCAAATTGAGCCTGGTCGCCTCGAATGATCCGGCCCAGGTGTTTTCGCGCGATGTGGATGTGTCCATCCTTTACGGCGATGGGAACCTACCGGATTGCTGGACCCGGCTTTGGCGCCATCTGCGTCTCTTTCCGATCGCCAGCCCAACCCTGCTCAACAATCGTCCTCTGCGCTCGATTCGAGACCTTACCGAACACACCCTTTTGCACGGCGACCAGGACGGGCGGGAGTGGAACACCTGGTTTGCCGCCGCTGATGCCGTTCACCTGCCGCGCGGCCCGCAGCATTTCATGAGCGATGCGCGCCTTTCGACGGAGGCGGCCCTTCATGGCCAGGGGATTGCGCTAGGCGATACGATTACGGCGGCGAGCCTGATCGCCCGTGGCGAACTCGTCGTGCCCTTCGATCTGTCGGTTCCCGCGAATGACGCGTTCTATGTCGCCTGCCGGCAAGACGTGCGCGCGGCTCCCATCGTCAAGGTTTTCATTGACTGGCTGTTCGCTTCGCTGGAAGAGGACAGCCTGCCGGAGCCGCAGATCTCGGCGCGCATGCTGCTGCGCGGTCGGGGGGCGCGGACCACCGAAAATATCCAGCCCGCGTCCGCCCGTGCAGGGCGGCGAAAGACCGCAATCGAATAA
- a CDS encoding aminotransferase, whose amino-acid sequence MPKFNAAVEILAAPPIPTVFSWGKSYDGRNGPMIDLSQAVPGYPAHPEMLRLLGDCAASSAYTGYGPIEGDARLREVYGAHLADVYGAALGAENVHITAGCNQAFTCAAITVAGAGDTVLMSDPYYFNQETTLAMLGVKVRLAPCNPDNGFLPDLATLEAAIKPDVRALALVSPNNPTGAVYPPELLSAIFDLCRARGIWLILDETYRDFLPEAGQRPHDLFNKPDWQETLIGLYSFSKSFCIPGHRLGAITAGAAVVDQIAKVMDNVQICPPRSAQAAVADALPILAEWREQNRMEIALRATALKETMEGLNGWSIGALGAYFAFIRHPFAERTSAEVAERLAKETGILCLPGSYFGPGQERYLRFAFANADSDTIRLLRDRLQRISSTS is encoded by the coding sequence ATGCCGAAATTCAACGCTGCCGTGGAAATTCTCGCCGCCCCGCCGATCCCCACCGTTTTCTCGTGGGGCAAAAGTTATGACGGCCGCAACGGCCCAATGATTGACCTGTCGCAGGCGGTGCCTGGTTATCCCGCCCATCCAGAGATGCTGCGACTGCTTGGCGATTGTGCCGCCTCGAGTGCCTATACCGGCTATGGCCCGATCGAGGGAGATGCCCGCCTGCGGGAGGTCTACGGTGCGCACCTGGCAGATGTCTACGGTGCCGCTCTCGGCGCAGAGAACGTGCATATCACGGCCGGATGCAATCAGGCCTTTACTTGTGCAGCGATCACTGTGGCAGGCGCGGGCGACACCGTACTGATGAGCGATCCCTACTATTTCAATCAGGAAACGACGCTTGCCATGCTAGGCGTCAAGGTGCGACTGGCGCCGTGCAACCCCGACAACGGTTTCCTGCCCGATCTTGCTACGCTTGAGGCAGCGATCAAGCCGGATGTGCGGGCGCTGGCGCTCGTCTCGCCGAACAATCCGACCGGCGCAGTCTATCCGCCGGAGCTCCTGTCCGCCATCTTCGACCTCTGCCGTGCGCGCGGCATCTGGCTGATCCTGGACGAAACCTATCGGGACTTTCTGCCGGAAGCCGGTCAGCGCCCGCATGATCTGTTCAACAAGCCGGACTGGCAGGAGACGCTGATCGGGCTCTACAGCTTTTCCAAGTCCTTCTGCATCCCCGGTCATCGTCTTGGCGCTATCACGGCGGGGGCAGCAGTGGTGGATCAGATCGCAAAAGTCATGGATAACGTGCAGATCTGCCCGCCCCGTTCGGCGCAGGCAGCCGTCGCTGATGCGCTGCCTATACTGGCCGAGTGGCGCGAACAGAACAGAATGGAGATCGCCCTCCGTGCCACGGCCCTGAAAGAGACGATGGAAGGGTTGAACGGTTGGTCGATCGGGGCACTCGGTGCCTATTTCGCCTTCATTCGCCATCCATTCGCCGAGAGGACGTCGGCCGAGGTCGCCGAGCGGCTGGCGAAAGAGACGGGCATTCTGTGCCTGCCGGGCAGCTATTTCGGTCCGGGACAGGAGCGATACCTTCGCTTTGCCTTCGCCAATGCCGACAGTGATACAATTCGGCTGCTGAGAGATCGGCTGCAGCGGATTTCAAGCACGTCCTGA
- a CDS encoding ABC transporter permease, with product MTSFLPRLYLGLVGLFLSLPLIVVAGVSVNQKQTLAFPPQGFSLSWYGEVFTNPEWRSALFASVTLAALSAALALAIALPLSWFLWRRHAPWANIFQLLGIAPFTLPPVITALGMLTFWATTGFYGQPWTAVISHAIFFVTLPLVTLSLGFSSIDRSLVEAAATMGADDRTVFRTVVLPLILPYLVSGYAFAFVLSLNEYIVAYMTIGFTMETLPIKIFNALRYGYTPTMASVTILFVSIAALIFGLVARFGDLPKLLGAMSNNEK from the coding sequence ATGACCTCGTTTCTCCCGCGCCTCTACCTCGGCCTCGTCGGGCTGTTCCTCTCCCTGCCGTTGATTGTCGTCGCCGGCGTCTCGGTTAACCAGAAGCAGACGCTCGCCTTTCCCCCGCAGGGCTTCTCGCTCTCCTGGTACGGCGAGGTTTTCACGAACCCCGAATGGCGTAGCGCGCTGTTTGCCTCGGTAACGCTGGCAGCGCTCTCGGCAGCACTGGCGCTAGCGATCGCGCTCCCACTCTCCTGGTTCCTATGGCGCCGCCATGCCCCCTGGGCGAACATCTTTCAGCTGCTGGGCATCGCGCCATTCACGCTACCGCCGGTCATTACCGCGCTCGGCATGCTCACTTTCTGGGCGACAACCGGCTTCTACGGCCAGCCGTGGACGGCAGTGATCAGCCACGCGATCTTCTTCGTTACCCTGCCGCTGGTGACGCTGTCGCTTGGCTTCTCCTCGATCGACCGTTCACTGGTCGAGGCGGCCGCGACAATGGGGGCCGACGATCGCACCGTATTCCGCACCGTGGTCCTGCCGCTGATCCTGCCTTATCTCGTCTCCGGGTATGCGTTCGCTTTCGTACTCTCTCTGAACGAATACATCGTCGCCTACATGACGATCGGCTTCACCATGGAAACGCTGCCGATCAAGATCTTCAACGCGCTGCGCTACGGCTACACGCCAACCATGGCGTCGGTGACGATTCTCTTCGTTTCGATCGCCGCCCTGATCTTCGGCCTCGTCGCTCGCTTCGGCGACCTGCCGAAGCTGCTCGGCGCGATGTCGAACAACGAGAAGTAG
- a CDS encoding DUF2950 family protein produces the protein MLRNARDRIALSVAGAIVLAGTVLVGPLAWAQEETPLEEFMSAENPPEFDTPEQAVEAFESAVNNSDFDKLAALLGLDAAKARASDGAMDTFADIQAGVKEKVEIEDQGGDKILEIGNILWPLPFPLVEENGKWAFDTRAGLEEIADRRVGENEISTIDTIKAYVDAQEEYASEDRDGDGVLEHAQKLISSEGQHDGLYWPAEQGDSKESPAGPALADGDAFERAKAGLGYNGYRYRILTGQGDNIAGGKFDYIINGNMIAGYGLVAWPVRYGITGVKTFLVNKNGTIYEADLGENTPEIAEKIRTFNPNDEWEIVQD, from the coding sequence ATGTTGAGAAATGCTCGTGATAGGATCGCCCTTTCGGTTGCAGGCGCGATCGTTCTGGCTGGAACCGTACTCGTTGGCCCCCTTGCCTGGGCGCAGGAGGAAACCCCGCTGGAGGAATTTATGTCGGCGGAAAATCCGCCGGAGTTCGATACGCCCGAGCAGGCGGTCGAAGCCTTCGAGTCGGCGGTCAACAATAGCGACTTCGACAAGCTCGCCGCGCTTTTGGGGCTCGATGCGGCAAAGGCAAGGGCAAGCGATGGCGCAATGGACACCTTCGCCGATATTCAGGCGGGCGTTAAGGAGAAGGTGGAGATCGAAGATCAGGGTGGCGACAAGATACTGGAAATCGGAAACATCCTCTGGCCGCTTCCATTCCCACTCGTCGAGGAGAACGGCAAATGGGCCTTCGATACCCGTGCCGGGCTTGAGGAAATCGCCGATCGCCGCGTCGGGGAAAACGAGATTTCAACGATCGACACGATAAAGGCCTATGTCGATGCGCAAGAAGAGTATGCTTCCGAAGACCGTGACGGAGACGGGGTTCTGGAACATGCGCAAAAGTTGATCAGCAGCGAGGGGCAACACGACGGGCTCTACTGGCCGGCCGAGCAAGGCGACAGCAAGGAGAGCCCGGCCGGACCCGCGCTTGCGGATGGCGACGCCTTCGAAAGGGCAAAGGCAGGTCTTGGTTACAACGGTTATCGCTATCGCATTCTCACCGGCCAGGGCGACAACATCGCCGGGGGGAAATTTGACTACATCATCAATGGTAACATGATCGCCGGATACGGCCTGGTTGCCTGGCCGGTTAGATACGGCATTACCGGTGTGAAGACCTTTTTGGTCAACAAGAACGGCACCATCTATGAGGCCGATCTCGGCGAGAACACACCGGAGATCGCCGAGAAGATACGCACGTTCAACCCGAACGACGAGTGGGAGATCGTGCAAGACTGA
- a CDS encoding carbon-nitrogen hydrolase family protein, with translation MKIAALQMHAARGEVEANLARIAGAAREAADHGAKLLIAPELAVTGYGAGEEFPVLASPAEGEVAKRLAAIARDNGLAIVAGFVEKDGDLTYNSALFSDGIGTDAVYRKSHLYGDYERQWFRSETPSSVLVNLGGLKLGMLICYDVEFPENVRRLAQAGADLVVVPTALPKGASGSFIADKMIQVRAFENQVFVAYVNHCGEDGRFTYAGLSRIAAPDGRLLADAPAEGEALLIAEIDPSDFASSRTENTYLADLARQT, from the coding sequence ATGAAGATCGCAGCCTTGCAGATGCACGCGGCCAGAGGTGAAGTCGAGGCCAATCTCGCTCGCATTGCAGGGGCGGCAAGGGAAGCTGCCGACCACGGCGCCAAGCTTCTGATCGCACCCGAGCTTGCTGTCACGGGGTACGGAGCAGGGGAGGAGTTCCCGGTCCTCGCTTCGCCGGCCGAGGGCGAAGTCGCCAAGCGGCTCGCAGCCATCGCCCGCGACAACGGCCTTGCCATTGTCGCCGGCTTCGTGGAGAAGGACGGCGACCTTACCTACAACAGCGCGCTCTTCTCCGATGGCATCGGCACCGACGCGGTCTACCGCAAATCCCATCTCTACGGCGACTATGAGCGCCAGTGGTTCCGCTCCGAGACGCCGTCGTCGGTACTCGTCAACCTCGGCGGCCTGAAGCTCGGCATGCTGATCTGCTACGACGTGGAGTTTCCGGAAAATGTCCGCCGGCTGGCGCAGGCCGGCGCCGACCTCGTGGTGGTACCGACCGCTCTGCCGAAGGGCGCATCCGGCTCCTTCATCGCCGACAAGATGATCCAGGTACGCGCCTTCGAGAACCAGGTCTTTGTCGCCTACGTCAACCATTGCGGCGAGGACGGCCGCTTCACCTATGCCGGCCTCTCTCGCATCGCCGCCCCGGATGGCCGTTTGCTGGCGGATGCTCCCGCTGAAGGGGAGGCGCTCCTAATAGCCGAGATCGACCCGAGTGATTTCGCCTCTTCTCGGACGGAAAATACCTATCTCGCCGATCTTGCCCGACAGACCTGA
- a CDS encoding ABC transporter substrate-binding protein encodes MLNANVSRRGVLGAGVAGASLLAMPSILRAQEKSLKVGVYGGYFKDSFDKNIFPEFTKATGIAVESIAEPTGEAWLVQLEQAARAGQAPADVSMMSQVAMLKGQATELWAPLDTAKIKNAGNLIDRFVNKYPDGRIAGIGAVAWYITLVTNTNVYKEAPTSWQALWDPANADKLGLLALVSNSFLLEVTAKTFMGGTNALDTEEGILKAFEKLAEVKPNVALWYRDEAQFEQALKSGEIPMGQYYHDVTGLAAADGHPVRSTFPKEGGIQDSGCWALSRASQKVEEAHIFIDYMCQPAIQATLSRKVGTAPTVKRELLDLNEKEFAAVSSDIEPIIPRYDMYQTKSDWLNQKWTELIVG; translated from the coding sequence ATTCTCAACGCAAACGTGAGCCGCCGCGGCGTGCTCGGCGCCGGCGTGGCCGGCGCATCACTGCTGGCGATGCCCTCGATCCTGCGTGCGCAGGAAAAGTCGCTGAAAGTCGGCGTTTATGGCGGCTACTTCAAGGATTCGTTCGACAAGAACATCTTCCCTGAATTCACCAAGGCGACCGGCATCGCGGTCGAATCGATCGCTGAACCGACCGGCGAAGCCTGGCTCGTCCAGCTCGAGCAGGCGGCAAGAGCAGGCCAGGCCCCGGCCGACGTTTCAATGATGTCGCAGGTGGCGATGCTGAAGGGCCAGGCGACCGAGCTCTGGGCGCCGCTCGATACGGCCAAGATCAAGAACGCCGGCAACCTGATCGACCGCTTCGTCAACAAGTATCCGGATGGCCGCATCGCCGGCATCGGGGCGGTGGCCTGGTACATCACGCTCGTCACCAACACCAACGTTTACAAGGAAGCGCCGACCTCCTGGCAAGCGCTGTGGGATCCGGCGAATGCCGACAAGCTCGGCCTGCTCGCGCTCGTCTCCAACTCGTTCTTGCTTGAAGTAACGGCCAAGACCTTCATGGGCGGCACCAACGCGCTCGACACCGAAGAGGGGATCCTCAAGGCATTCGAGAAGCTTGCCGAGGTGAAGCCGAACGTGGCGCTCTGGTACCGCGACGAGGCGCAGTTCGAACAGGCGCTGAAATCGGGCGAAATCCCGATGGGTCAGTACTACCATGACGTCACCGGCCTTGCCGCCGCCGACGGTCATCCGGTCCGCTCCACCTTCCCGAAGGAAGGCGGCATCCAGGATTCGGGTTGCTGGGCGCTGTCCCGCGCCTCGCAGAAGGTCGAGGAAGCACACATCTTCATCGACTACATGTGCCAGCCGGCCATCCAGGCCACGCTGTCACGCAAGGTGGGCACGGCACCAACGGTCAAACGCGAACTGCTCGACCTGAACGAGAAGGAATTCGCCGCAGTATCCTCGGACATCGAGCCGATCATCCCGCGCTACGACATGTACCAGACCAAGTCCGACTGGCTGAACCAGAAGTGGACGGAGCTGATCGTCGGTTGA
- the speB gene encoding agmatinase has protein sequence MAFDDTKLQALREKFGEGHGGDIFDPAFRKVADKIFSKTGTRLAPFAGVPTFLSAPHMPVDAENPDFGNLQVAITGVPMDLGVTNRNGSRFGPRAMRTIERIGPYNHVLDCAPVQDLRVADIGDVPFRSRYRLEMSHEDIEKRFNQIVDAGVIPLAVGGDHSITHPIMKAVGKNRPVGMIHIDAHCDTGGSFDGTKFHHGGPFRNAVLDGVLDPTRTIQIGIRGSSEYLWEFSYESGMTVIHAEEVTGMGIPAIIEKARKIVGDGPTYLSFDIDSLDPSFAPGTGTPEIGGLTTREVLELLRGLKGVNLVGGDVVEVAPQYDATTNTAHAGAQVLFEILSLMVFSPSVSAKA, from the coding sequence ATGGCATTCGACGACACTAAGCTTCAGGCGCTCCGCGAGAAATTCGGAGAGGGACACGGCGGCGATATCTTCGATCCCGCCTTCCGGAAAGTCGCCGACAAGATTTTCTCCAAGACCGGTACCCGCCTTGCACCTTTCGCCGGTGTGCCGACCTTCCTTTCCGCGCCGCACATGCCGGTTGATGCCGAGAACCCGGACTTCGGCAACCTCCAGGTGGCAATCACGGGCGTGCCGATGGATCTCGGCGTGACGAACCGCAACGGCTCGCGCTTCGGACCGCGTGCAATGCGCACCATCGAACGCATCGGTCCGTACAACCACGTACTCGACTGCGCACCGGTGCAGGACCTGCGCGTCGCCGACATCGGCGACGTTCCGTTCCGCAGCCGCTACCGGCTGGAGATGAGCCACGAGGACATCGAGAAGCGCTTCAACCAGATCGTCGATGCGGGCGTGATCCCGCTCGCCGTCGGCGGCGACCATTCGATCACGCACCCGATCATGAAGGCCGTCGGCAAGAACAGGCCGGTCGGCATGATCCATATCGACGCCCATTGCGACACCGGCGGCTCCTTCGATGGCACCAAATTCCATCACGGCGGCCCGTTCCGCAATGCGGTCCTCGATGGCGTGCTTGACCCGACCCGCACGATCCAGATCGGTATTCGCGGCTCCTCCGAATATCTGTGGGAGTTCTCGTATGAATCCGGCATGACCGTGATCCATGCCGAGGAAGTCACCGGCATGGGCATCCCGGCGATCATCGAGAAGGCCAGAAAGATCGTCGGCGACGGCCCGACCTACCTCTCCTTCGACATCGACAGCCTCGACCCGAGTTTTGCACCGGGCACCGGCACGCCGGAGATCGGCGGCCTGACCACGCGCGAAGTGCTGGAGCTGCTCCGCGGCCTGAAGGGCGTCAATCTCGTCGGCGGCGATGTCGTCGAAGTGGCCCCGCAATACGATGCCACGACGAACACCGCTCATGCCGGCGCACAGGTGCTGTTTGAAATCCTCAGCCTGATGGTATTCAGCCCTTCCGTCTCGGCAAAGGCTTGA
- a CDS encoding ABC transporter permease, with the protein MRREAPQKLADYGPLFFPAAMLTVFFVVPFATMIAVSFFKRDPAGFYSTAFVFDNYARFLSLFFGKVLGFSLFLAIAVAICCVLIAVPFTYLLSRAKRRTQVLWLVALLSVLSLSEVIIGFAWSTLFSRTAGITNLFVAIGLMSEPVALNPSFGAVLTAMVYQALPYTVLVLYPAIVRLDPTLTEAARTLGASPIRSFFTVVVPALRNTIVATLIMVFIFALGSYLLPQILGRPQHWTLSVLITDQAIYQSNMPFAAAMAVFLVLVTLGLVGLTLFAGRKGEAV; encoded by the coding sequence ATGAGACGCGAAGCGCCGCAAAAACTCGCCGATTACGGCCCGCTCTTCTTCCCCGCCGCGATGCTGACGGTCTTTTTCGTGGTTCCGTTTGCGACAATGATCGCCGTCTCGTTCTTCAAGCGCGATCCGGCCGGTTTCTATTCCACGGCCTTCGTCTTCGACAACTACGCCCGCTTCCTCAGCCTGTTCTTCGGCAAGGTGCTCGGCTTCTCGCTCTTCCTCGCGATTGCCGTCGCGATCTGCTGCGTGCTGATCGCAGTGCCGTTCACCTATCTGCTCTCGCGCGCGAAGCGTCGAACGCAGGTCCTGTGGCTCGTCGCACTGCTATCCGTGCTCTCCCTTTCCGAAGTCATCATCGGCTTTGCCTGGTCGACGCTGTTTTCGCGCACCGCCGGCATCACCAACCTCTTCGTCGCGATCGGGTTGATGAGCGAACCGGTAGCGCTGAACCCAAGCTTTGGCGCGGTGCTGACGGCGATGGTCTACCAGGCATTGCCCTACACTGTTCTCGTCCTCTATCCCGCCATCGTTCGCCTCGATCCAACACTGACCGAGGCCGCACGCACGCTCGGTGCCTCGCCGATCAGGTCCTTCTTCACCGTCGTCGTGCCGGCCCTGCGCAACACGATCGTCGCCACGCTGATCATGGTCTTCATCTTCGCGCTCGGCTCCTATCTGCTGCCCCAGATCCTCGGTCGGCCGCAGCACTGGACCCTTTCAGTACTAATCACCGACCAGGCGATCTACCAGTCGAACATGCCGTTCGCGGCGGCCATGGCGGTGTTCCTCGTGCTCGTCACGCTCGGCCTCGTCGGCCTGACGCTCTTTGCCGGACGCAAGGGAGAAGCCGTATGA
- a CDS encoding adenylate/guanylate cyclase domain-containing protein, whose amino-acid sequence MPSEVERRLTAIMAADVVGYARLIEADEAATLAALRALRQGILEPLLSEHHGRIVKLMGDGVLVEFASAVNAVTCAVDVQKGMAGANQDLAEDRRVVLRIGISLGDVVVEGDDIFGDGVILAVRLQAMANPGDICVSGSVYEQIKRKLPLPFDELGPRTVKNVSEPVLVYRLGSLTHREARGSEKAFLPLPARPAIAVLPFANLSNDAEQEPFVDGLTQDLITDLSRSGGLFVIASHSAFAYKGRHEDVRRIARELGVRYLLEGNVRRAGGRVRINAQLIDAIQGDHLWAERFDRGLEDIFAVQDEVCSKIVEALAGRLLLPPTRNRPANLAAYELCVRARSLTMQTAIAAKEAVFLLERAIVLDPDYAEAHRWLALNLWLGWEFWGEPMAPNRARSLAEARRAVTLDPNDAGNRWVLGFILGHEHLWDEADMEFDAALELDPNHADAWAMRSDLATLGGQPAVGIEFVRKALRLNPHPPGWYFWQLGQAQYANGDYEAAVQTLRRPETYRTPSRRLLAASLAQLGRLDEACWEADLFMMGNPKFTIRQWADSQPFRDDDLRRHFLEGYRLAGLPE is encoded by the coding sequence ATGCCGTCTGAGGTCGAACGACGACTGACAGCCATCATGGCCGCCGACGTGGTCGGCTACGCGCGCCTCATCGAGGCGGATGAAGCTGCAACCCTCGCAGCATTGAGAGCCCTGCGGCAGGGCATACTGGAGCCGCTGCTTTCGGAGCACCATGGCCGAATTGTCAAGCTGATGGGAGACGGCGTGCTGGTCGAATTCGCCAGTGCGGTGAACGCCGTGACCTGCGCCGTTGACGTCCAGAAGGGCATGGCGGGCGCCAATCAGGATCTTGCCGAGGACCGCCGTGTCGTCCTGCGGATCGGGATCAGCCTGGGAGATGTCGTCGTCGAAGGCGATGACATATTCGGTGACGGCGTCATCCTCGCGGTGCGGCTTCAGGCCATGGCGAACCCGGGTGACATCTGTGTCTCCGGTAGCGTCTACGAGCAGATCAAGCGCAAGCTTCCTCTCCCATTCGACGAACTCGGCCCGCGGACGGTCAAGAATGTCTCCGAGCCGGTGCTTGTCTACCGCCTTGGATCATTGACACATCGGGAGGCGCGCGGGTCGGAAAAGGCGTTCCTGCCCCTGCCCGCCCGGCCGGCTATTGCGGTCCTGCCTTTCGCGAACTTGAGCAATGACGCCGAGCAGGAGCCGTTTGTCGATGGCCTGACGCAGGACCTGATTACCGACCTTTCAAGAAGCGGCGGGCTGTTCGTCATCGCCAGTCACTCGGCCTTTGCCTACAAGGGCAGGCATGAGGACGTGCGCCGCATCGCTCGTGAACTCGGCGTGCGCTACCTGCTGGAAGGCAACGTTCGTCGGGCGGGCGGGCGGGTTCGCATAAACGCCCAACTGATCGATGCGATCCAGGGCGATCATCTCTGGGCCGAGCGGTTCGACCGGGGCCTTGAGGATATCTTTGCCGTGCAGGACGAGGTGTGCAGCAAGATCGTCGAGGCGCTGGCGGGGCGCTTGTTGCTCCCGCCGACCCGTAACCGGCCGGCAAATCTGGCAGCGTATGAACTCTGTGTTCGGGCGCGGTCCTTGACCATGCAGACTGCAATTGCCGCGAAAGAAGCGGTTTTCCTGCTGGAGCGGGCGATCGTGCTCGATCCAGACTATGCGGAGGCGCACCGATGGTTGGCGCTGAACCTGTGGTTGGGTTGGGAATTCTGGGGTGAGCCGATGGCACCCAATCGAGCACGATCCCTGGCCGAAGCGCGGCGGGCGGTAACGCTCGATCCCAACGATGCCGGGAATCGGTGGGTGTTGGGCTTCATCCTCGGTCACGAGCATCTGTGGGACGAGGCGGACATGGAATTCGATGCAGCCCTCGAATTGGATCCGAATCATGCGGACGCTTGGGCGATGCGTTCGGATCTGGCGACACTCGGCGGGCAGCCCGCTGTGGGCATCGAATTTGTCCGGAAGGCTCTCCGGCTCAATCCGCATCCGCCCGGCTGGTACTTCTGGCAACTGGGGCAAGCGCAGTATGCAAACGGTGACTACGAAGCGGCAGTTCAGACGTTGCGCCGGCCCGAAACCTACCGCACGCCCTCGCGCCGCCTGCTGGCGGCGAGCCTTGCGCAACTTGGCCGCCTGGACGAGGCGTGCTGGGAGGCGGATCTGTTCATGATGGGCAATCCCAAGTTTACGATCCGCCAGTGGGCCGACAGCCAGCCCTTCCGGGACGACGACCTGCGGCGGCATTTTCTCGAAGGGTATCGCCTGGCCGGGCTTCCGGAATGA
- a CDS encoding ABC transporter ATP-binding protein, giving the protein MSGLALQNVTKEFGSFTAVKNVNLTVPHGTFVCLLGPSGCGKTTLMRMIAGLDLPTDGAIRLDDADITRVPTHKRDLGMVFQSLALFPHLTVGENIAYSLRIRGVPKEGQVKRVNELLAMIHLSGYADRPVSKLSGGQRQRVAIARALAISPKLFLLDEPLSALDAKLREAMQVELRQLQQRLGITTIVVTHDQREAMTMADTVVVMNSGEIRQAAPPVEIYRRPADTFVADFIGMTNLIDFSADKSGRAHVLGTLIEGLSVPGGLSKGILSVRPEDVHLTAPGHGAISGKVTFVRDLGGTIETFVEAGGKQIVAVSMPHARPDVHVGQDVGIKLSPDACVVLKS; this is encoded by the coding sequence ATGTCCGGACTGGCACTTCAGAATGTCACCAAGGAATTCGGCAGCTTCACCGCGGTGAAGAATGTCAACCTGACCGTTCCGCACGGGACTTTTGTTTGCCTGCTCGGTCCCTCCGGCTGCGGCAAGACCACACTCATGCGCATGATAGCCGGCCTCGACCTGCCGACCGATGGCGCGATCCGGCTCGACGACGCAGACATTACGCGCGTTCCGACACACAAACGCGATCTCGGCATGGTGTTCCAGTCGCTGGCGCTCTTTCCGCACCTGACGGTCGGCGAGAACATCGCCTATTCGTTGCGCATTCGCGGCGTACCCAAGGAAGGCCAGGTCAAGCGCGTCAATGAACTGCTGGCGATGATCCATCTGTCCGGCTACGCGGACCGGCCGGTATCGAAGCTTTCCGGGGGGCAGCGCCAGCGTGTCGCGATCGCCCGTGCCCTTGCCATCTCGCCGAAGCTCTTTCTGCTCGACGAGCCGCTCTCAGCGCTTGATGCGAAATTGCGCGAGGCCATGCAGGTGGAACTGCGCCAGTTGCAGCAGCGCCTTGGCATCACCACCATCGTCGTCACCCACGACCAGCGCGAGGCGATGACCATGGCCGACACCGTCGTGGTGATGAACAGCGGCGAGATCCGCCAGGCAGCGCCGCCGGTGGAAATCTACCGCCGCCCGGCCGATACCTTCGTCGCCGACTTTATCGGCATGACCAATCTGATCGACTTCTCCGCCGACAAGTCCGGCCGCGCCCATGTGCTCGGTACACTGATCGAGGGCCTCTCCGTTCCCGGCGGCCTCTCGAAGGGCATACTATCGGTGCGCCCGGAGGACGTTCACCTCACGGCACCAGGCCATGGCGCGATCAGCGGCAAGGTCACCTTTGTGCGTGACCTCGGCGGCACGATCGAGACTTTCGTGGAAGCCGGCGGCAAGCAGATCGTCGCCGTTTCCATGCCACACGCTCGACCAGACGTGCATGTCGGCCAGGATGTCGGCATCAAGCTCTCGCCCGACGCCTGCGTGGTGTTGAAGTCATGA